Proteins found in one Takifugu rubripes chromosome 17, fTakRub1.2, whole genome shotgun sequence genomic segment:
- the lcor gene encoding ligand-dependent corepressor isoform X2, which produces MASLCKRQQCTIERRGFRQELDSWRHKLIHCVGFESILEGLFGPGLVKDLTLFQDCEPEEVSDWSFDGNCLFCCLRRENVKEHRAEKGGGCLVLSECEDLKQEQSRISRLERQAQEFLNAVFHRKDLSRFSEPYIPLVAREIMQRMIHQFAAEYTSKTTQDDLPLPNGTMKDQSLPRTASLAPAPCSPTGPLPTSSSPPSSASSSPSSTPGPGLSPTSAATASVSAFSNGTGTSNGGGGTAVASAQNPVLSKLLMADQDGPLDLSVKKNQDKPEPCQQDGVLDLSTKKNDKPSSGLSSASGIKGHSPKVEQTLSEADEEDVLLQRSLQDGLRETFINSQCFKPPLARSLRIKEELLSQKHRLLSQPAALSLANLEAAGLLNHGQSHSLLGQKCSSSFLGSKAHLDSLLKLKQASGALSGALSDLKDLPTFLENHHHNHHGPFSYKGSLHHHHNNQGSKAHHSEGKRDQGHSPPVDLKIPQVRGMDLSWDSHASELYGYGPLGVAGGAENTLSRKLRAILPKQNRRGGSLGSLLDGAADYWSNELDHSSSGPAYSTSDVEGDPNSKQPRKKRGRYRQYNSEILEEAITVVMSGKMSVSKAQSMYGIPHSTLEYKVKERMGTLKNPPKKKLKLMMKMEAGGQDFPAESENTPTSTPRDEDQPLAAAELKDNVKEEID; this is translated from the exons GCTTTGAAAGCATCTTGGAAGGCTTGTTTGGGCCAGGACTAGTCAAAGACCTCACCCTTTTCCAAG ACTGCGAGCCAGAGGAAGTGTCTGACTGGTCCTTTGATGGAAACTGTCTCTTCTGCTGCTTAAGACGAGAGAACGTGAAG GAACACAGAGCAGAGAAGGGTGGAGGCTGCCTGGTGCTGTCGGAGTGTGAAGACCTCAAACAGGAGCAGTCTCGGATCAGCCGGCTGGAGAGACAGGCCCAAGAGTTCCTCAATGCTGTATTCCACAGaaaag ACCTTTCACGTTTCTCAGAACCTTACATTCCTCTAGTGGCTCGTGAGATCATGCAGCGAATGATCCACCAGTTCGCTGCTGAATATACCTCAAAAACTACTCAGGACGACTTGCCCCTGCCCAACGGCACCATGAAGGACCAAAGCCTGCCGAGAACTGCGTCTCTGGCCCCGGCCCCATGCTCTCCCACTGGCCCTCTGCCCACGTCTAGCTCTCCTCCGTcgtctgcctcttcctctccctcctcgacCCCCGGGCCGGGCCTCAGCCCCacctctgctgctactgcctcAGTTTCTGCCTTCAGCAACGGTACAGGAACCAGCAATGGCGGAGGAGGGACGGCTGTGGCTTCTGCACAGAATCCTGTCCTTAGCAAGCTGCTCATGGCTGATCAAGACGGCCCACTGGACCTGTCCGTCAAAAAGAACCAGGACAAGCCCGAGCCATGTCAGCAGG ACGGTGTCCTGGATCTTTCCACTAAGAAGAACGACAAACCCTCATCCGGCCTGTCTTCTGCATCTGGGATCAAAGG ACATTCCCCCAAAGTTGAACAGACATTGTCAGaggcagatgaggaggatgtCCTGCTTCAGAGAAGTTTGCAGGACGGACTGAGGGAGACCTTCATTAACTCCCAGTGCTTCAAACCACCCTTGGCCCGCTCACTGCGCATTAAAGAGGAGCTCCTCAGCCAGAAGCACCGCCTCCTCAGCCAGCCTGCTGCTCTTTCATTGGCTAATCTGGAAGCAGCCGGCTTGCTTAATCACGGGCAGTCCCACTCCTTGCTTGGCCAAAAgtgttcctcctctttcttgggAAGCAAGGCTCACCTTGATAGCCTGCTAAAGCTTAAACAGGCTAGCGGAGCACTGAGCGGGGCCCTCAGTGACCTCAAAGACCTGCCCACATTCCTGGAAAAtcaccaccacaaccaccatGGACCCTTCTCCTATAAGGgttccctccatcatcaccacaaCAATCAGGGCTCCAAAGCCCACCACAGCGAGGGAAAGAGGGACCAGGGTCACTCACCTCCTGTTGACCTAAAGATTCCCCAGGTTCGGGGCATGGATCTCTCCTGGGACTCCCATGCCTCTGAGCTGTATGGCTACGGTCCCCTGGGAGTGGCGGGTGGTGCTGAGAACACCCTGAGCCGGAAGCTGAGAGCCATCCTTCCTAAGCAGAACCGCCGTGGAGGAAGCCTGGGAAGCCTACTGGATGGGGCAGCTGATTACTGGAGCAATGAACTGGACCATTCAAGTTCTGGGCCAGCATACTCCACCTCAGATGTGGAAGGGGACCCAAACTCCAAGCAGCCAAGGAAGAAGAGGGGCCGCTATCGTCAGTACAACAGCGAGATCTTGGAAGAGGCTATAACTGTAGTGATGAGTGGGAAGATGAGCGTTTCAAAGGCTCAGAGCATGTATGGAATCCCACACAGCACCTTGGAATACAAGGTCAAGGAGCGCATGGGAACACTGAAGAACCCCCCAAAGAAGAAGCTCAAGCTGATGATGAAAATGGAGGCAGGAGGCCAGGATTTTCCTGCCGAGTCTGAAAACACACCAACCTCAACCCCGCGAGATGAAGACCAgccactggctgctgctgagctCAAGGACAATGTCAAAGAAGAGATTGACTAA
- the lcor gene encoding ligand-dependent corepressor isoform X1 — protein sequence MASLCKRQQCTIERRGFRQELDSWRHKLIHCVGFESILEGLFGPGLVKDLTLFQDCEPEEVSDWSFDGNCLFCCLRRENVKMSISVEAASLLEHRAEKGGGCLVLSECEDLKQEQSRISRLERQAQEFLNAVFHRKDLSRFSEPYIPLVAREIMQRMIHQFAAEYTSKTTQDDLPLPNGTMKDQSLPRTASLAPAPCSPTGPLPTSSSPPSSASSSPSSTPGPGLSPTSAATASVSAFSNGTGTSNGGGGTAVASAQNPVLSKLLMADQDGPLDLSVKKNQDKPEPCQQDGVLDLSTKKNDKPSSGLSSASGIKGHSPKVEQTLSEADEEDVLLQRSLQDGLRETFINSQCFKPPLARSLRIKEELLSQKHRLLSQPAALSLANLEAAGLLNHGQSHSLLGQKCSSSFLGSKAHLDSLLKLKQASGALSGALSDLKDLPTFLENHHHNHHGPFSYKGSLHHHHNNQGSKAHHSEGKRDQGHSPPVDLKIPQVRGMDLSWDSHASELYGYGPLGVAGGAENTLSRKLRAILPKQNRRGGSLGSLLDGAADYWSNELDHSSSGPAYSTSDVEGDPNSKQPRKKRGRYRQYNSEILEEAITVVMSGKMSVSKAQSMYGIPHSTLEYKVKERMGTLKNPPKKKLKLMMKMEAGGQDFPAESENTPTSTPRDEDQPLAAAELKDNVKEEID from the exons GCTTTGAAAGCATCTTGGAAGGCTTGTTTGGGCCAGGACTAGTCAAAGACCTCACCCTTTTCCAAG ACTGCGAGCCAGAGGAAGTGTCTGACTGGTCCTTTGATGGAAACTGTCTCTTCTGCTGCTTAAGACGAGAGAACGTGAAG ATGTCCATTTCAGTGGAAGCAGCATCATTACTG GAACACAGAGCAGAGAAGGGTGGAGGCTGCCTGGTGCTGTCGGAGTGTGAAGACCTCAAACAGGAGCAGTCTCGGATCAGCCGGCTGGAGAGACAGGCCCAAGAGTTCCTCAATGCTGTATTCCACAGaaaag ACCTTTCACGTTTCTCAGAACCTTACATTCCTCTAGTGGCTCGTGAGATCATGCAGCGAATGATCCACCAGTTCGCTGCTGAATATACCTCAAAAACTACTCAGGACGACTTGCCCCTGCCCAACGGCACCATGAAGGACCAAAGCCTGCCGAGAACTGCGTCTCTGGCCCCGGCCCCATGCTCTCCCACTGGCCCTCTGCCCACGTCTAGCTCTCCTCCGTcgtctgcctcttcctctccctcctcgacCCCCGGGCCGGGCCTCAGCCCCacctctgctgctactgcctcAGTTTCTGCCTTCAGCAACGGTACAGGAACCAGCAATGGCGGAGGAGGGACGGCTGTGGCTTCTGCACAGAATCCTGTCCTTAGCAAGCTGCTCATGGCTGATCAAGACGGCCCACTGGACCTGTCCGTCAAAAAGAACCAGGACAAGCCCGAGCCATGTCAGCAGG ACGGTGTCCTGGATCTTTCCACTAAGAAGAACGACAAACCCTCATCCGGCCTGTCTTCTGCATCTGGGATCAAAGG ACATTCCCCCAAAGTTGAACAGACATTGTCAGaggcagatgaggaggatgtCCTGCTTCAGAGAAGTTTGCAGGACGGACTGAGGGAGACCTTCATTAACTCCCAGTGCTTCAAACCACCCTTGGCCCGCTCACTGCGCATTAAAGAGGAGCTCCTCAGCCAGAAGCACCGCCTCCTCAGCCAGCCTGCTGCTCTTTCATTGGCTAATCTGGAAGCAGCCGGCTTGCTTAATCACGGGCAGTCCCACTCCTTGCTTGGCCAAAAgtgttcctcctctttcttgggAAGCAAGGCTCACCTTGATAGCCTGCTAAAGCTTAAACAGGCTAGCGGAGCACTGAGCGGGGCCCTCAGTGACCTCAAAGACCTGCCCACATTCCTGGAAAAtcaccaccacaaccaccatGGACCCTTCTCCTATAAGGgttccctccatcatcaccacaaCAATCAGGGCTCCAAAGCCCACCACAGCGAGGGAAAGAGGGACCAGGGTCACTCACCTCCTGTTGACCTAAAGATTCCCCAGGTTCGGGGCATGGATCTCTCCTGGGACTCCCATGCCTCTGAGCTGTATGGCTACGGTCCCCTGGGAGTGGCGGGTGGTGCTGAGAACACCCTGAGCCGGAAGCTGAGAGCCATCCTTCCTAAGCAGAACCGCCGTGGAGGAAGCCTGGGAAGCCTACTGGATGGGGCAGCTGATTACTGGAGCAATGAACTGGACCATTCAAGTTCTGGGCCAGCATACTCCACCTCAGATGTGGAAGGGGACCCAAACTCCAAGCAGCCAAGGAAGAAGAGGGGCCGCTATCGTCAGTACAACAGCGAGATCTTGGAAGAGGCTATAACTGTAGTGATGAGTGGGAAGATGAGCGTTTCAAAGGCTCAGAGCATGTATGGAATCCCACACAGCACCTTGGAATACAAGGTCAAGGAGCGCATGGGAACACTGAAGAACCCCCCAAAGAAGAAGCTCAAGCTGATGATGAAAATGGAGGCAGGAGGCCAGGATTTTCCTGCCGAGTCTGAAAACACACCAACCTCAACCCCGCGAGATGAAGACCAgccactggctgctgctgagctCAAGGACAATGTCAAAGAAGAGATTGACTAA
- the lcor gene encoding ligand-dependent corepressor isoform X3, with translation MSISVEAASLLEHRAEKGGGCLVLSECEDLKQEQSRISRLERQAQEFLNAVFHRKDLSRFSEPYIPLVAREIMQRMIHQFAAEYTSKTTQDDLPLPNGTMKDQSLPRTASLAPAPCSPTGPLPTSSSPPSSASSSPSSTPGPGLSPTSAATASVSAFSNGTGTSNGGGGTAVASAQNPVLSKLLMADQDGPLDLSVKKNQDKPEPCQQDGVLDLSTKKNDKPSSGLSSASGIKGHSPKVEQTLSEADEEDVLLQRSLQDGLRETFINSQCFKPPLARSLRIKEELLSQKHRLLSQPAALSLANLEAAGLLNHGQSHSLLGQKCSSSFLGSKAHLDSLLKLKQASGALSGALSDLKDLPTFLENHHHNHHGPFSYKGSLHHHHNNQGSKAHHSEGKRDQGHSPPVDLKIPQVRGMDLSWDSHASELYGYGPLGVAGGAENTLSRKLRAILPKQNRRGGSLGSLLDGAADYWSNELDHSSSGPAYSTSDVEGDPNSKQPRKKRGRYRQYNSEILEEAITVVMSGKMSVSKAQSMYGIPHSTLEYKVKERMGTLKNPPKKKLKLMMKMEAGGQDFPAESENTPTSTPRDEDQPLAAAELKDNVKEEID, from the exons ATGTCCATTTCAGTGGAAGCAGCATCATTACTG GAACACAGAGCAGAGAAGGGTGGAGGCTGCCTGGTGCTGTCGGAGTGTGAAGACCTCAAACAGGAGCAGTCTCGGATCAGCCGGCTGGAGAGACAGGCCCAAGAGTTCCTCAATGCTGTATTCCACAGaaaag ACCTTTCACGTTTCTCAGAACCTTACATTCCTCTAGTGGCTCGTGAGATCATGCAGCGAATGATCCACCAGTTCGCTGCTGAATATACCTCAAAAACTACTCAGGACGACTTGCCCCTGCCCAACGGCACCATGAAGGACCAAAGCCTGCCGAGAACTGCGTCTCTGGCCCCGGCCCCATGCTCTCCCACTGGCCCTCTGCCCACGTCTAGCTCTCCTCCGTcgtctgcctcttcctctccctcctcgacCCCCGGGCCGGGCCTCAGCCCCacctctgctgctactgcctcAGTTTCTGCCTTCAGCAACGGTACAGGAACCAGCAATGGCGGAGGAGGGACGGCTGTGGCTTCTGCACAGAATCCTGTCCTTAGCAAGCTGCTCATGGCTGATCAAGACGGCCCACTGGACCTGTCCGTCAAAAAGAACCAGGACAAGCCCGAGCCATGTCAGCAGG ACGGTGTCCTGGATCTTTCCACTAAGAAGAACGACAAACCCTCATCCGGCCTGTCTTCTGCATCTGGGATCAAAGG ACATTCCCCCAAAGTTGAACAGACATTGTCAGaggcagatgaggaggatgtCCTGCTTCAGAGAAGTTTGCAGGACGGACTGAGGGAGACCTTCATTAACTCCCAGTGCTTCAAACCACCCTTGGCCCGCTCACTGCGCATTAAAGAGGAGCTCCTCAGCCAGAAGCACCGCCTCCTCAGCCAGCCTGCTGCTCTTTCATTGGCTAATCTGGAAGCAGCCGGCTTGCTTAATCACGGGCAGTCCCACTCCTTGCTTGGCCAAAAgtgttcctcctctttcttgggAAGCAAGGCTCACCTTGATAGCCTGCTAAAGCTTAAACAGGCTAGCGGAGCACTGAGCGGGGCCCTCAGTGACCTCAAAGACCTGCCCACATTCCTGGAAAAtcaccaccacaaccaccatGGACCCTTCTCCTATAAGGgttccctccatcatcaccacaaCAATCAGGGCTCCAAAGCCCACCACAGCGAGGGAAAGAGGGACCAGGGTCACTCACCTCCTGTTGACCTAAAGATTCCCCAGGTTCGGGGCATGGATCTCTCCTGGGACTCCCATGCCTCTGAGCTGTATGGCTACGGTCCCCTGGGAGTGGCGGGTGGTGCTGAGAACACCCTGAGCCGGAAGCTGAGAGCCATCCTTCCTAAGCAGAACCGCCGTGGAGGAAGCCTGGGAAGCCTACTGGATGGGGCAGCTGATTACTGGAGCAATGAACTGGACCATTCAAGTTCTGGGCCAGCATACTCCACCTCAGATGTGGAAGGGGACCCAAACTCCAAGCAGCCAAGGAAGAAGAGGGGCCGCTATCGTCAGTACAACAGCGAGATCTTGGAAGAGGCTATAACTGTAGTGATGAGTGGGAAGATGAGCGTTTCAAAGGCTCAGAGCATGTATGGAATCCCACACAGCACCTTGGAATACAAGGTCAAGGAGCGCATGGGAACACTGAAGAACCCCCCAAAGAAGAAGCTCAAGCTGATGATGAAAATGGAGGCAGGAGGCCAGGATTTTCCTGCCGAGTCTGAAAACACACCAACCTCAACCCCGCGAGATGAAGACCAgccactggctgctgctgagctCAAGGACAATGTCAAAGAAGAGATTGACTAA